The following DNA comes from Pantanalinema sp..
GCGACACGGTCTACGTGGCCCGCGACGCTCAGATCAGCGCCTACACCGTCGCGCGCTTCCTTCCGGTCGCGTCCTCGAGCGTGAACGTGGCGGCGCGCGGGCTCGGGACCGATGCGACCGGCCGCCTCTACGCGGCCACCTCGGCCGGGATCGTGCGCTACGAGGAGGGCAGGGAAGCCCTGGTCTTCGACGGCAAGGGCAGCGACGGCAAGGGGCCCGGCTTCGAGGCGGTGCGGGACGTGGCCGTGGACCCGCGCAACGGTGAAATCTACGCGCTGGACGCGCAGGCCGTCCTGCGCTTCGACTCCTCGGGGCGCTTCCTGAGCCGCTTCGGGACCACCCTGATCCAGGGCGGGGCGAGCATCGCCGTGACCCAGAGCGGCGGGGTCTTCGTGGTGGACACGACGGCCAACAAAGTTCTTCAGTTCAAGCCAAGCCCCTGAGGCACCCCAGCGGGTGCCCGCCCGAACGGGATTTCGGGCCCCGGGGATGCATGGCCTTCGCGATTCGGGAAGGCTTGCATCCCCTTTCCTTTTTGTCTCTCGTTCGTTAAGATATTGTCAATAAGATGTTCGACAGGTGTAGGGAGGTCCGCGGGGGGGAATAATTACAGCGGCGAGACCCTCGGAAAACCAAGGTGAATCCTTGGTTAGCGGGGGCCGTTGAGGGGAGGTGGTCGCCAATGCAGGTGCTCGTGTTGAGCAGCAATTATCAGCCACTCTATACCTGCGGGATCGAGAAGGCCATCACCCTGGTCTACCTAGGCAAGGCGGTGTCGGTCCAGGATTCCGAGCAGGTGCTGCGCTCGCCTTCCACCACGGTCAAGGTCCCGACCGCCATCCGGCTATTGGTCAAGGCGGTGGTCCAGAAGTACTACGAGACCCTGCGCCCCACCCGGCAAGCGGTTTTCAAGCGCGACAAGCACCTCTGCCAGTACTGCGGCAGCCGCGGGGACCTCACCATCGACCACGTCCACCCCAAGTCCCGCGGGGGGGACGACTCCTGGGAGAACCTGGTCGCGGCCTGCCAGCGCTGCAACAACCGCAAGGGCGATCGCCGCCCCGAGGAGGCCAACATGCCGCTCGCGACGGTCCCGCGCGCCCCGCGGACGATCGAGATCGCCTCGGAGCTCTGGTCCAAGCTGATGGGATGGTAAGAGCGTCTAAAAAACTGTTCCTTCGAGCCGCCCACGGCGGCCAACGTCCGTAACATGCCTGGTATTGTTGGATGCTCTGTGAGAAGAGGGCCGGTCAAACGACCGGCCCTCTTCTTGTCGTTTAGTCCTAGTCGGCGAGCCAGAGCGCCACGTCCATGGCGTGGTAGGTCAGGATCAGGTCCGCGCCGGCGCGCTTGAAGCCCACCATGGTCTCCATGACGACCTTCTTCTCGTCGATCCAGCCCTGGCGCGCGGCCGCCTTGACCATGGCGTACTCGCCCGAGACGTTGTAGCAGGCCACGGGGCGATCGGTCGCCTGCTTGACCCGCAGGATGACGTCCATGTAGGCGAGGGCCGGCTTGACCATCACGATGTCCGCGCCCTCGGCCACGTCCAGGGCGGCCTCCTTGAGGGCCTCTCGGGAGTTGGCCGGGTCCATCTGGTAGCTGCGGCGATCGCCGAACTGGGGCGCCGAGTCGGCCACGTCCCGGAAGGGGCCGTAGTAGGCCGAGGCGTACTTGACCGAGTAGGCCATGATGGGGACGTTCGAGAAGCCTGCCGCGTCGAGCGCGTCGCGCATGACTCCCACCCGCCCGTCCATCATGTCGGAAGGAGCGACCATGTCGGCGCCCGCCTGGGCGTGGCTGACGGCGGTCTTGGCCAGGAGCGAGAGGGTCGGGTCGTTGAGCAGCTCCTCGCCGTGGATCACGCCGCAGTGGCCGTGCGAGGTGTACTCGCAAAGGCACACGTCGGTGATGACCATCAGCCCGGGGACCGCCGCCTTGACGGCGCGCACCGCCTCCTGGACGATGCCGTTCGGGTCGTAGGCTCCCGTGCCGACCTGGTCCTTCTCGGGGGGCAGCCCGAAGAGGATGATCCCGCCCAGGCCCGCATCGTGGGCGCGCTTCGCGTCCTCGACGACCTCGTCCACCGAGCACTGGAAGACCCCCGGCATGGAGCCGACCTCCCGCCGGATGCCGGTGCCGGGCACCGCGAAGAGAGGCCAGATCAGGTCGCTCGCGTGGACGCGGTGCTCGCGCACCATGCGCCGCATGGCCTCGGTGGCGCGAAGCCGGCGCGGGCGGAAGCGAGGGATAGAGACGCTGACGAGGTCCTGCACGAAGGGGCTCCTATTCGACGGTCACGGACTTGGCGAGGTTGCGGGGCTGGTCCACGTCGCAGCCGCGCAGGCGAGCGATGTGGTAGGCCAGGAGCTGAAGGGGCACCACGTTGAGCAGCGGCGAGAGGGCCTCGCGAATGGCCGGCACGTAGATCACGCGGTCCACGTGCTCGGTGATGCCGATGTCGCCCTCGGTGGC
Coding sequences within:
- a CDS encoding HNH endonuclease, with the translated sequence MQVLVLSSNYQPLYTCGIEKAITLVYLGKAVSVQDSEQVLRSPSTTVKVPTAIRLLVKAVVQKYYETLRPTRQAVFKRDKHLCQYCGSRGDLTIDHVHPKSRGGDDSWENLVAACQRCNNRKGDRRPEEANMPLATVPRAPRTIEIASELWSKLMGW
- the hemB gene encoding porphobilinogen synthase; protein product: MQDLVSVSIPRFRPRRLRATEAMRRMVREHRVHASDLIWPLFAVPGTGIRREVGSMPGVFQCSVDEVVEDAKRAHDAGLGGIILFGLPPEKDQVGTGAYDPNGIVQEAVRAVKAAVPGLMVITDVCLCEYTSHGHCGVIHGEELLNDPTLSLLAKTAVSHAQAGADMVAPSDMMDGRVGVMRDALDAAGFSNVPIMAYSVKYASAYYGPFRDVADSAPQFGDRRSYQMDPANSREALKEAALDVAEGADIVMVKPALAYMDVILRVKQATDRPVACYNVSGEYAMVKAAARQGWIDEKKVVMETMVGFKRAGADLILTYHAMDVALWLAD